CGAACTCGGCGGCTGCGCGGGACATCTCGTACAGCCGGTGCGGGTCGGCGAGCACGGGCAGGACGTTGCCCCGCACCCAGTCGGGCGTCAGCTCCGCGTCGTCGACCAGCACTCCGCCGCCGGCCTTGACCACCGGCTGGGCGTTCAGCCGCTGTTCGCCGTTGCCGATGGGCAGCGGGACATAGGCGGCCGGGAGCCCGACGGCGGAGAGTTCGGCGACGGTCATCGCGCCCGCGCGGCAGAGCATCATGTCGGCCGCGGCGTACGCGAGGTCCATCCGGTCCAGGTAACTTACCGGGATGTAGGGGGGCATCCCCGGCATCTGCTGTACGTGCGGCAGTTCGTTCTTGGGGCCGACCGCGTGCAGGATCTGGATCCCGGCCTGCTGGAGCCAGGGCGCGACCTGCTGGACGACCTCGTTCAGGCGCCGCGCGCCCTGCGAGCCGCCGGAGACCAGCAGCGTCGGCAGGTTGGGGTCGAGGCCGAACATGCGCCGGGCCTCGGGCCGGGCGGCGGCCCGGTCCAGGGTGGCGATGGAGTAGCGCAGCGGGATCCCGATGTAGCGGGAGTTGCGCAGCTTGCTGTCCGGCGTGGCGACGGCGACCTGGGCGGCGTACCGGGAGCCGATCTTGTTGGCCAGACCGGGTCTGGCGTTGGCCTCGTGGACGATGATCGGCACACCGAGGCGCTTGGCGGCGAGATAGCCGGGCAGCGCCACGTAGCCGCCGAAGCCGACGACGGCGTCGGCCTTGGTGCGCTCCAGGATCTGCTCGGTGGCCTTGATCGTGCCGCGCAGCCGGCCCGGGACGGTGATCAGCTCAGGGGTGGGCTTACGGGGCAGCGGGACGGCAGGGATGAGCGCGAGCTCGTAGCCCCGCTGTGGGACGAGCTTGGTCTCCAGCCCCCGTTCCGTTCCCAGAGCCGTGATCCCCACGCTCGGGTCCTGCCTGCGCAGGGCATCCGCGAGGGCGAGCGCCGGCTCGATGTGGCCGGCGGTCCCCCCACCGGCGAGTACGACATGCACCGAAATTCACCGCTCTCCGGACGAACGCGCCACCGGGGCACGCCGTCGCATCGTGTTCCATCTCCGAGGCCCCCGTGCCGGCACGGCGCCTCCCACCCGCTTTCTGCCGAAGCGAGGTTGCCGCAACGACAGCGCCGCCCGCGCGGCGGGGTCGTCACGCGCGAACGCGATCAACAGCCCGACGGCGAACATGGTCGGCAGCAGGGCGGAACCTCCGTAGGAGAACAGCGGGAGCGGGACGCCGGCGATCGGCAGCAGGCCGAGCACCGCACCGATGTTGATCACCGCCTGAGCGGTGATCCAGGTGGTCACGCCACCCGCGGCATACCTGACGAAGGGATCCTCCGTGCGTCCGGCCACGCGGATACCCGCATAGCCTAGAGCCGCGAAGAGGGCGAGCACCGACAGCGTCCCCGCGAGGCCCAGTTCCTCACCGGTGACGGCGAAAATGAAGTCGGTGTGGGCTTCGGGTAGTTGGCCCCATTTCTCCACGCTCGCACCGAGCCCGGAACCGAAGATTCCGCCGGAGGCGAGCGCATAGATGCCGTGCACGGCCTGCCAGCAGTCGGCGCCGCCGGACCTGGGCTCGGTGGCACCGATGCAGGCGAGCCGGGCCATGCGGTTCGGGCTGGTCTTGATGAGGATCACACCGATGAGGGCGGCGACCGACAGCACTCCGACGAACAGCCGGGTCGGCGCCCCCGCCAGCCACAGCAGACCGAACAGGATCGCCGTGAGGATGATCGCCGTGCCCATGTCGCCGCCGAGCATGATCAGCCCGAGCAGCAGGAAGGTGACCGGCACGAGCGGCACCAGCATGTGCTTCCACTGGGTCAGCAGCTTCTTGTCCTGTTTGCGGGCGAGCAGGTCGGCCGCCCACAGCACGAGGGCGAGCTTGCCGAACTCGCTGGGCTGGATCTGGAAGGAGCCGCCGAGCGAG
This is a stretch of genomic DNA from Streptomyces sp. NBC_00285. It encodes these proteins:
- the ftsW gene encoding putative lipid II flippase FtsW — protein: MPTSRTGRPPVQRAPRRPAVSRPPRGNPVRRLYGNARRAWDRPLTAYYLILGGSLLITVLGLVMVYSASQITALQMSLPGSFFFRKQFLAAVIGGVLMLVASRMPVKLHRALAYPILAGAVFLMALVQVPGIGMSVNGNQNWISLGGSFQIQPSEFGKLALVLWAADLLARKQDKKLLTQWKHMLVPLVPVTFLLLGLIMLGGDMGTAIILTAILFGLLWLAGAPTRLFVGVLSVAALIGVILIKTSPNRMARLACIGATEPRSGGADCWQAVHGIYALASGGIFGSGLGASVEKWGQLPEAHTDFIFAVTGEELGLAGTLSVLALFAALGYAGIRVAGRTEDPFVRYAAGGVTTWITAQAVINIGAVLGLLPIAGVPLPLFSYGGSALLPTMFAVGLLIAFARDDPAARAALSLRQPRFGRKRVGGAVPARGPRRWNTMRRRAPVARSSGER
- the murG gene encoding undecaprenyldiphospho-muramoylpentapeptide beta-N-acetylglucosaminyltransferase translates to MHVVLAGGGTAGHIEPALALADALRRQDPSVGITALGTERGLETKLVPQRGYELALIPAVPLPRKPTPELITVPGRLRGTIKATEQILERTKADAVVGFGGYVALPGYLAAKRLGVPIIVHEANARPGLANKIGSRYAAQVAVATPDSKLRNSRYIGIPLRYSIATLDRAAARPEARRMFGLDPNLPTLLVSGGSQGARRLNEVVQQVAPWLQQAGIQILHAVGPKNELPHVQQMPGMPPYIPVSYLDRMDLAYAAADMMLCRAGAMTVAELSAVGLPAAYVPLPIGNGEQRLNAQPVVKAGGGVLVDDAELTPDWVRGNVLPVLADPHRLYEMSRAAAEFGRRDADELLVGMVYEAIASQRR